Proteins encoded in a region of the Flavobacterium sp. MDT1-60 genome:
- the rimP gene encoding ribosome assembly cofactor RimP yields the protein MTFKEKVNTLIAEALLEKPSIFLIDLSISDSFKISVGLDGDNGVALQDCIDVSRAIENNLDREEQDFSLEVASVGVGSPLKLTRQYIKNIGRTLIVTTNTEKIEAELVEANDVFIILSWKAREPKKVGKGKETVQKEQQIPYTEIKEAIVTVTF from the coding sequence ATGACATTTAAAGAAAAAGTAAACACATTAATCGCTGAGGCTCTTTTAGAAAAGCCTTCAATCTTTTTGATTGATCTGTCTATTTCGGACTCCTTTAAAATTAGTGTTGGTTTAGACGGAGATAATGGAGTGGCGCTACAGGATTGCATTGATGTTAGTCGTGCAATCGAGAATAATCTGGATCGTGAAGAGCAGGATTTTTCGCTTGAAGTGGCATCGGTTGGAGTAGGTTCTCCTTTAAAATTGACAAGGCAATACATCAAAAATATTGGTAGAACATTGATTGTTACTACAAATACTGAAAAAATTGAAGCAGAATTAGTGGAAGCTAACGATGTTTTTATAATTTTGTCTTGGAAAGCAAGAGAACCGAAAAAAGTAGGAAAAGGAAAAGAAACAGTTCAAAAAGAGCAACAAATACCTTATACAGAAATTAAAGAGGCAATTGTTACAGTAACATTTTAA
- a CDS encoding universal stress protein — MKRILVPTDFSEHAEDALKVAAQIARKNDSEIIILHMLELPHQMNDAILGGSSIPETMLFMKKANEMLDKISSKPYLDEIPVTEIVKMDKPIHGITQVSKDYDVDLIIMGSHGSSGVEELLIGSNTEKVVRNSEIPVLVIKKDISNFNVSNIVFASDFSAETKKPFEKLLNFTKFFESKIHLVTICTPNSFKPTHVIEKAMKNFITEFNITNYTTQIYNDTNIEKGIINFANSINADIIGMCTHGRTGFAHFFNGSISEGLVNHAVRPVITLKI, encoded by the coding sequence ATGAAACGAATTTTAGTCCCTACTGACTTTTCAGAACACGCAGAAGACGCCCTAAAAGTTGCCGCTCAAATCGCTAGAAAAAACGATTCAGAAATCATCATTTTACACATGCTTGAACTACCACACCAAATGAACGACGCCATACTTGGCGGCTCAAGCATTCCGGAAACTATGCTTTTCATGAAAAAAGCAAACGAAATGCTTGATAAGATCTCGTCAAAGCCTTACTTAGATGAAATTCCTGTGACTGAAATTGTAAAAATGGACAAACCCATTCACGGAATCACACAAGTTAGCAAGGATTATGATGTTGACTTAATCATCATGGGATCACATGGTTCTTCCGGTGTTGAAGAATTATTAATTGGTTCCAACACTGAAAAAGTTGTTCGGAATTCAGAAATCCCTGTTCTGGTTATCAAAAAAGACATTTCTAATTTTAATGTATCCAATATTGTTTTTGCTTCTGATTTTTCTGCAGAAACAAAAAAACCATTCGAAAAACTCCTAAACTTCACCAAATTCTTTGAATCAAAAATACACCTGGTTACAATCTGCACACCAAACAGCTTCAAACCGACACATGTTATCGAAAAAGCGATGAAAAATTTCATAACCGAATTCAATATTACCAATTATACCACTCAAATTTACAACGACACTAATATTGAAAAAGGAATTATCAATTTCGCAAATAGTATAAATGCAGACATCATAGGAATGTGTACTCACGGAAGAACCGGTTTTGCACACTTTTTTAACGGAAGTATCAGCGAAGGCTTGGTCAATCATGCTGTTCGGCCTGTTATTACTTTAAAAATTTAA
- a CDS encoding DUF2723 domain-containing protein, with product MAQFNFNKWNTIIGWFAFAIALTTYTLTVEPTMSFWDCGEYIATAAKLEVGHPPGAPLFQMMGAFFAMFAIDNQHVAVMVNMMSVFSSAFTILFMFWSSSMILKKIVARFAEIDQNNSIVILGSSFVGALAYTFSDSFWFNAVEAEVYAMASLLIALLFWLGLRWEQDMDQPKGNKWLLIISLVIGLSFGVHFMALLTIPAIGFLYYFKHYEKITVKNFIIANAVVIAILLFIFKLLLPLTMAFFGKTEVFMVNSMGLPFNSGTIFVALLFIAFFYFGLKYTKQKGLVFYNTIILCVLFILIGFSTWIMLPVRANANTVINENKPSDATEVLAYYNREQYGVNPLFYGPQYTEVFSGLDEKTPYLDKKPNYERDYKTGKYIITNNYKNADQNSDDNQKTILPRMWSTETGHIQNYISFTNPPAFKINPNYPYEDDLAKYGIDASQLSEEEYNKATAQLRNEVEKTVSEFRKAYAQKQIDNEGYVKFLNSYKDYLIIEKPSTADNFSFMFEYQFGYMYWRYLMWNFVGRQSDEQGKYDNLDGNWISGIKALDSLHLGSQDNLPSDVLNNKGRNVYFFLPFILGLIGIMYHANKDLKSFYVLLALFLFTGIALKIYLNERPFEPRERDYALVGSFYVFAIWIGFGVYSLYETIQNYITPKIAGPIIIAGSLLAAPILMASQNWDDHDRSNKYTAVAMAKAYLTSCDKDAILFTIGDNDTFPLWYAQEIEGIRTDVKIVNTSLFMTDWYIDQMKAKSYESDPLPISFTHDEYVGDKLDYVAYIQKIDTRWNINDFISFIKNPKSTVGLQNGQTIHFYPTNKIRVPVDKNLIIKNKVVNAKYNDSIVPYMDIDIKGSAIYKNRLMMLDILANNNWKRPIYFSGGAFDDEDYLWLKDYLQLDGMVYKLVPIRNVPSKEGGPMDMGQIDADKMYNIVMKWDWGNSDSGKIYHDPETRRNSITYRTNLSRLSDQLIAEGKIDKAKNVINLAMTKLPVDKFGYYSLVEPFANGYYKVGETAKAHDLLNKLVQKYKENLNYYATLTPGDQTDLAMDIITDIERYRSLLQVMEHNKDKAFYEKNKVTFNTYVNVFERFGREKE from the coding sequence ATGGCACAATTCAATTTCAATAAATGGAATACAATTATTGGTTGGTTTGCATTTGCAATCGCTTTAACTACTTATACACTGACTGTCGAACCTACTATGAGCTTCTGGGATTGTGGCGAATATATTGCTACAGCCGCTAAACTAGAAGTTGGCCACCCTCCGGGAGCCCCTTTATTCCAGATGATGGGAGCTTTTTTTGCCATGTTTGCTATAGACAATCAACATGTAGCGGTGATGGTAAATATGATGTCTGTTTTTTCTAGTGCTTTCACTATTTTATTTATGTTTTGGTCATCTTCTATGATTTTGAAAAAAATTGTAGCTCGTTTTGCAGAAATTGATCAAAACAATTCAATTGTTATTTTAGGAAGTTCATTTGTTGGCGCACTGGCCTATACTTTCTCTGATAGTTTTTGGTTTAATGCTGTTGAAGCCGAAGTTTACGCAATGGCTTCTTTATTAATAGCATTGCTTTTCTGGCTTGGTCTTCGTTGGGAACAGGATATGGACCAGCCAAAAGGAAACAAATGGTTATTAATTATTTCTCTTGTTATTGGACTTTCTTTTGGAGTTCACTTTATGGCTTTATTGACAATTCCTGCAATTGGTTTTCTATATTATTTTAAACATTACGAAAAAATCACTGTTAAAAATTTCATTATTGCGAATGCTGTTGTAATTGCTATTTTGTTATTCATTTTCAAATTACTTTTGCCTTTAACGATGGCTTTCTTTGGAAAAACAGAAGTTTTCATGGTAAACAGTATGGGACTTCCTTTTAATTCAGGAACCATTTTTGTTGCTTTACTTTTTATTGCTTTCTTTTATTTTGGATTAAAATATACAAAGCAAAAAGGCTTGGTTTTCTACAATACTATTATTCTTTGTGTTTTATTTATCCTGATTGGTTTCTCAACCTGGATAATGCTACCTGTTCGTGCAAATGCCAATACCGTTATCAATGAAAACAAACCATCAGATGCTACCGAGGTTTTAGCCTATTACAACCGTGAACAATATGGAGTAAATCCATTATTTTATGGTCCTCAATACACTGAAGTTTTTTCCGGACTTGACGAAAAAACTCCTTATTTAGATAAAAAGCCTAACTACGAAAGAGATTATAAAACTGGCAAGTATATCATTACCAACAATTATAAAAACGCAGATCAAAATTCTGATGACAATCAAAAAACGATTTTACCAAGAATGTGGAGCACCGAAACCGGACACATTCAAAATTACATCAGCTTTACTAATCCTCCTGCCTTTAAAATAAACCCAAATTATCCTTATGAAGATGATTTAGCTAAATACGGTATTGACGCAAGTCAATTAAGCGAAGAAGAATACAATAAAGCTACAGCTCAATTGAGAAACGAAGTTGAAAAAACCGTTTCTGAATTCAGAAAAGCTTACGCGCAAAAACAAATTGACAATGAAGGTTATGTTAAGTTCTTAAATAGTTATAAAGATTATTTAATCATAGAAAAACCATCAACTGCAGATAACTTCAGCTTTATGTTCGAATATCAGTTTGGATATATGTACTGGAGATATTTGATGTGGAATTTTGTTGGACGTCAAAGTGACGAACAAGGAAAATACGATAATTTAGACGGAAACTGGATTAGCGGAATCAAAGCTCTTGATTCATTGCATCTTGGTTCTCAGGACAATTTACCTTCTGATGTTTTAAACAACAAAGGAAGAAATGTTTACTTTTTCCTTCCATTTATCTTAGGGCTTATTGGAATAATGTATCATGCTAATAAAGATCTTAAAAGCTTTTATGTGCTTTTAGCATTGTTCTTATTTACTGGTATTGCTTTGAAAATTTATTTAAATGAAAGACCTTTTGAACCTCGCGAAAGAGATTATGCCCTGGTAGGTTCTTTTTATGTATTTGCGATTTGGATAGGTTTTGGAGTTTATTCCCTATACGAAACCATTCAAAATTATATTACTCCTAAAATTGCCGGGCCAATTATTATTGCCGGAAGTTTATTAGCGGCGCCTATTTTAATGGCGTCTCAAAATTGGGACGATCACGACAGATCAAATAAATATACTGCAGTTGCAATGGCTAAAGCATATTTAACTTCATGCGATAAAGATGCAATTCTGTTTACCATTGGCGATAATGATACTTTCCCATTATGGTATGCCCAGGAAATCGAAGGTATTCGAACAGACGTGAAAATTGTAAATACAAGTCTATTTATGACGGATTGGTATATTGATCAAATGAAGGCAAAATCATATGAATCTGATCCATTACCAATATCATTCACTCATGATGAGTATGTAGGTGATAAACTGGATTATGTAGCTTACATTCAGAAAATTGATACACGTTGGAACATAAATGACTTCATTAGTTTTATTAAAAACCCAAAATCGACTGTAGGTTTACAAAACGGACAAACGATTCATTTTTATCCAACTAATAAAATTAGAGTTCCTGTTGATAAAAATCTAATTATCAAGAACAAAGTTGTTAATGCTAAATACAACGACTCTATCGTTCCGTATATGGATATCGACATTAAAGGAAGTGCGATCTACAAAAATCGTTTAATGATGCTTGATATTTTAGCAAATAACAACTGGAAAAGACCAATTTATTTTAGTGGTGGTGCTTTTGACGATGAAGATTATTTATGGTTAAAAGATTATCTACAATTAGATGGAATGGTATACAAATTAGTTCCTATTAGAAATGTCCCTTCAAAAGAAGGCGGACCAATGGATATGGGACAAATTGATGCAGATAAAATGTATAATATTGTAATGAAATGGGACTGGGGTAACAGCGATAGTGGTAAAATCTACCATGACCCTGAAACCAGAAGAAACAGCATTACATACCGCACTAATTTATCTCGTTTAAGTGATCAATTAATTGCAGAAGGTAAAATAGACAAAGCTAAAAATGTAATTAATTTGGCTATGACAAAATTACCTGTGGATAAATTTGGATATTATTCATTAGTAGAACCTTTTGCAAATGGATATTACAAAGTTGGTGAAACTGCGAAAGCACATGACTTGTTAAATAAATTAGTTCAGAAATACAAAGAGAACTTAAATTATTATGCAACCTTGACTCCAGGCGATCAAACCGATTTGGCTATGGATATTATTACTGATATTGAGCGTTACAGAAGTCTGCTACAGGTTATGGAGCACAACAAAGACAAGGCATTCTACGAAAAGAATAAAGTTACTTTTAATACGTATGTAAATGTTTTCGAACGTTTTGGACGCGAAAAAGAATAA
- a CDS encoding polysaccharide deacetylase family protein, with amino-acid sequence MSFYWVKTNSFIKRVFSKYCWDIPNQEKKIYLTFDDGPTPEVTDWVLSELKKFDAKATFFCIGKNINANSSLFERLIAEGHSIGNHTMNHINGWKSQTNDYIENVKTCASILSNEKRLNGLLFRPPYGKIKKAQSKILRSLGYKIVMWDVLSADFDQSITPEKCLENVTKNVTSGSVIVFHDSIKASQNLKFALPKTLHFLKENGYTFDIIH; translated from the coding sequence ATGAGCTTTTATTGGGTAAAAACAAATTCATTTATAAAAAGGGTGTTTTCTAAGTATTGTTGGGATATTCCAAATCAAGAAAAGAAAATATACCTCACTTTTGATGATGGCCCAACTCCTGAAGTTACAGATTGGGTTTTATCTGAATTAAAGAAATTTGATGCAAAAGCCACTTTCTTTTGTATTGGAAAAAACATTAACGCAAATTCATCTTTGTTTGAAAGATTAATCGCAGAAGGACATTCTATTGGAAATCACACCATGAACCATATCAATGGATGGAAAAGCCAAACAAACGATTATATTGAGAATGTAAAAACTTGTGCTTCTATTTTATCAAATGAGAAAAGGCTGAATGGCTTACTATTTCGCCCCCCTTATGGAAAAATAAAAAAAGCGCAATCTAAAATTTTACGAAGCTTAGGCTACAAAATAGTAATGTGGGATGTTTTAAGTGCTGATTTTGATCAGAGTATTACACCTGAAAAATGTCTTGAAAACGTAACTAAAAATGTAACATCTGGAAGTGTAATCGTTTTTCATGACAGTATAAAAGCATCGCAGAATTTAAAATTTGCGTTACCTAAAACTTTACACTTTTTAAAAGAAAATGGATATACGTTTGATATTATTCATTAA
- a CDS encoding co-chaperone YbbN yields MSKFGELINAQVPVLIDFYTDWNESSVSMHPVIKDVAAALGDKAKVIKIDVDKNQELAEALRIKGLPTLMIYKEGQMIWRQSGELDANTIIGIVQDQFSI; encoded by the coding sequence ATGTCAAAATTTGGAGAACTTATAAATGCTCAGGTTCCAGTGTTAATAGACTTTTACACAGATTGGAACGAATCATCTGTATCAATGCATCCTGTTATTAAGGATGTAGCTGCTGCACTAGGCGATAAAGCCAAAGTAATTAAAATTGATGTAGATAAAAATCAGGAACTTGCTGAAGCCTTGCGTATAAAAGGACTTCCTACTTTAATGATTTATAAAGAAGGACAAATGATCTGGAGGCAATCAGGAGAACTTGATGCAAATACGATTATAGGAATTGTCCAGGATCAATTTAGTATTTAA
- a CDS encoding metallophosphoesterase, with the protein MILRFVILCALFLFIEFYAYQAFRTLIKLRWVLISYQVISLLLLLFIVYSFTQFDRSVGQTKQTMFTMGLMLLVYVPKIVLTLVMFGEDIFRIGASLLNYFMYNAPRKEMMPDRRKFISQIALGLAAVPFLSLIYGIFEGKYNFKVFKQTVFFPDLPDAFDGFRITHISDVHSGSFDDPEKINYAIDLINEQEADMILFTGDIVNTHAKEMHPWLETFNRIKEYKYGKFSVLGNHDYGEYVTWPSEKQKNENFQEIKSLYGKIGFQLLLNEHTYIQKGDDKIALIGVENWGVNFKKAGDLNKASENVHQDDFKVLMSHDPSHWEAEIKEHPKNFHLTLSGHTHGMQFGIEIPGYFKWSLAQYIYKQWAGLYENVGRYVYVNRGFGFHAYPGRVGIMPEITVIELKKGNNVA; encoded by the coding sequence ATGATCCTTCGTTTTGTAATTCTATGTGCTCTATTTCTATTTATTGAGTTTTATGCTTATCAGGCTTTCCGAACTTTAATCAAGTTAAGATGGGTTTTGATTAGTTATCAGGTTATAAGTTTACTTCTTCTGCTTTTTATTGTTTACTCATTTACACAGTTTGATCGTTCTGTTGGACAAACTAAGCAAACCATGTTTACAATGGGTTTGATGTTGTTAGTGTATGTGCCAAAAATTGTACTGACACTTGTAATGTTTGGAGAAGATATTTTTAGAATAGGCGCAAGTCTCTTAAATTATTTTATGTACAATGCTCCAAGAAAAGAAATGATGCCAGACAGACGAAAGTTTATCAGTCAGATAGCATTAGGTTTGGCGGCAGTTCCATTTTTATCTCTGATTTACGGAATCTTCGAAGGAAAATATAATTTCAAAGTATTTAAGCAAACCGTTTTTTTTCCTGATTTACCAGATGCTTTTGATGGTTTTAGAATCACTCATATTTCAGATGTTCATAGTGGAAGTTTTGATGACCCCGAAAAGATAAATTACGCCATTGATCTGATAAATGAACAAGAAGCTGATATGATTTTGTTTACGGGAGACATTGTAAATACCCATGCAAAGGAAATGCATCCCTGGCTGGAAACCTTTAATCGAATTAAAGAGTATAAATACGGTAAGTTTTCTGTTTTAGGGAATCATGATTATGGAGAATATGTTACGTGGCCATCTGAAAAACAAAAAAACGAAAATTTTCAGGAGATTAAGAGTCTTTATGGAAAAATAGGGTTTCAACTTTTGCTAAATGAACATACTTATATTCAAAAGGGGGACGATAAAATTGCCTTAATTGGAGTGGAGAATTGGGGAGTTAATTTTAAAAAGGCAGGCGATTTAAATAAAGCATCAGAAAATGTTCATCAGGATGATTTTAAAGTTCTAATGAGTCATGATCCTAGTCATTGGGAAGCTGAAATTAAAGAGCATCCTAAAAACTTCCATTTAACATTGTCAGGCCATACACATGGTATGCAATTTGGAATAGAAATTCCGGGATATTTTAAATGGAGTCTGGCGCAGTATATTTACAAACAATGGGCTGGTCTGTATGAAAATGTTGGCCGATATGTTTACGTGAATCGCGGATTTGGTTTTCATGCATATCCGGGACGAGTTGGTATCATGCCGGAAATAACAGTCATTGAACTAAAAAAAGGCAACAATGTGGCTTAA
- a CDS encoding cell wall metabolism sensor histidine kinase WalK: MKIKHQLAIFNALTRLLVILILWLMLPILVENVVYRHINNGLVEKKKKFIDHLNQNEINDFIENSDDSTETYSQFSTLHSEFLVLSKILLKPNQKKTTFSNDYRVIEGEENEYRILQYHFTYENQGYQLEIGSSLSEVKDLTFIIRFFIIIVLVVILLVTFLADTVYIEYLLKPFYKIIDTKIRRVNEPEAFDHTPINARSRDFRELDLVLNQMMDRIAELFKKEKQFISNVSHELLTPIALLKNKFENLLQNESLDDNAFDKIAGALRTLDMLKKIINNLLLISRIENNQYEANEKINFKDILKNLEDDLQDRIEDREIQFLNNINHDFIFTGNKTLIHILIYNLVTNAIKYNKPKGSIIVEDRFYNNQYCIVIKDSGIGMNAAQIEKIFNRFARISSDQDGQGLGLAIAESIALFHHIEIKVTSEINEGTSFTLLFPEAHLHN, from the coding sequence GTGAAAATAAAACACCAATTGGCTATTTTTAATGCACTGACAAGATTGTTGGTGATTTTGATTTTATGGCTGATGTTGCCCATTTTAGTCGAAAATGTGGTGTACAGACATATTAATAATGGATTGGTGGAGAAAAAGAAAAAATTTATTGATCATTTGAATCAAAATGAGATCAATGATTTTATCGAAAATTCAGATGATTCTACCGAAACGTATTCGCAGTTTTCTACTTTACACAGCGAATTTTTAGTGCTTTCTAAAATTCTTTTAAAACCAAATCAGAAGAAAACAACTTTCAGCAATGATTATCGGGTGATTGAAGGTGAAGAAAATGAATATCGAATTTTGCAATATCATTTTACCTATGAAAATCAAGGTTATCAGCTGGAAATAGGAAGTAGTTTAAGTGAAGTAAAAGATCTTACTTTCATAATTCGGTTCTTCATTATTATCGTTTTGGTCGTTATTCTTTTAGTGACTTTTTTAGCCGATACAGTTTATATCGAATACCTGCTCAAACCTTTCTATAAAATTATTGATACGAAGATCAGGCGTGTTAACGAACCGGAAGCTTTTGATCATACTCCAATTAATGCAAGATCAAGAGATTTTCGCGAACTGGATTTGGTTTTAAATCAAATGATGGATAGAATTGCGGAACTTTTCAAAAAAGAAAAACAATTTATTTCGAATGTTTCTCATGAATTGTTAACCCCAATTGCTTTGCTGAAAAATAAGTTTGAAAATTTATTGCAGAATGAATCTTTAGACGACAATGCTTTTGATAAAATCGCAGGTGCGTTGAGAACGTTAGACATGCTGAAAAAAATCATCAATAACTTATTGCTGATTTCCAGAATCGAAAATAATCAGTACGAAGCTAATGAAAAAATCAATTTCAAAGATATTTTAAAAAATTTAGAGGATGATTTACAAGATAGAATTGAAGACCGGGAAATTCAGTTTTTAAACAATATAAACCATGATTTTATCTTCACTGGAAATAAAACCCTGATTCATATATTGATTTATAATTTAGTGACGAATGCTATCAAATATAATAAACCAAAAGGGAGTATTATAGTAGAAGATAGGTTTTATAATAATCAATATTGTATAGTCATAAAAGATTCCGGTATTGGAATGAATGCCGCACAAATCGAAAAGATATTCAACAGATTTGCCCGAATAAGTTCTGATCAGGACGGGCAGGGGCTGGGACTTGCTATTGCTGAGAGTATTGCTCTTTTTCATCATATTGAGATTAAAGTTACTTCCGAAATAAATGAAGGAACAAGCTTCACACTTTTGTTTCCTGAAGCGCATTTACACAATTAA
- a CDS encoding response regulator transcription factor, with product MNILIVEDNKELAVEVYDFLCNVGYICKIANSCSDALEEVGSNDYDAMLLDLGLPDGDGFEVLKTIRKTKSKIAVIVLTARGELDDRINGLHLGADDYLTKPFALTELSARLFAVIRRIHGFTLNNLEVHGFLLQLQDYKVSYDEIPINLTKKEFDIFQYLVLNKNRVITRLQLTEHIWGDILEVNSDSNFIDVHVRNLRKKLDKHTPINWFETVRNVGYRINE from the coding sequence ATGAATATTTTAATTGTTGAAGATAATAAGGAGCTTGCCGTAGAAGTTTACGATTTTTTGTGTAACGTGGGTTATATATGTAAAATAGCAAATAGTTGCAGTGATGCTCTTGAAGAAGTGGGAAGTAATGATTATGATGCGATGCTGCTTGATCTTGGTTTGCCTGACGGAGATGGTTTTGAAGTTCTGAAAACCATTCGTAAAACAAAATCTAAAATAGCTGTAATTGTCCTGACAGCTCGCGGAGAATTAGATGACAGAATAAATGGATTGCATTTAGGTGCTGATGATTATTTGACAAAACCATTTGCTTTGACCGAATTAAGCGCAAGATTATTTGCGGTTATTCGCAGAATTCATGGTTTTACTTTGAACAATTTAGAAGTGCATGGTTTCTTACTACAGTTGCAGGATTATAAAGTGAGTTATGATGAAATTCCAATTAATTTGACTAAAAAAGAGTTTGACATTTTTCAATATCTTGTATTGAATAAAAATCGTGTCATCACCCGGCTACAACTTACAGAGCATATTTGGGGAGATATTTTGGAAGTTAATTCCGATTCAAATTTTATTGATGTTCATGTTCGAAATCTCCGAAAAAAACTTGATAAGCACACTCCAATAAATTGGTTTGAAACCGTACGAAATGTAGGTTATCGTATAAATGAGTAA